Proteins co-encoded in one Gossypium arboreum isolate Shixiya-1 chromosome 11, ASM2569848v2, whole genome shotgun sequence genomic window:
- the LOC108471809 gene encoding homeobox protein knotted-1-like 1 — translation MEDIYRLDDTVIACSNDVVRVNDFAAAVTTDFLSTPVDDHHLLQFDHQETDTGVTGSSAMSDLIKTQIATHPLYPNLVSAYIECQKVGAPPELASLLEEIDRESHTISGCGEIGADPELDEFMESYCEVLHRYKEELSKPFDEATTFLTNIESQLSDLCKGALTMDYRTDEGAESSDGELSGGELVEACESQEWHGGRRSQDIKGMLMRKYSGYLSSLRKEFLKKRKNGKLPKDARLTLLDWWNNHYRWPYPTEEEKLKLSEMTGLDQKQINNWFINQRKRHWKPSEDMKFALMEDVAGSIRGGPTYFDTGAGIGTADDI, via the exons ATGGAGGACATATACAGGCTTGATGATACAGTAATCGCGTGTTCAAACGATGTTGTAAGGGTTAATGACTTTGCTGCAGCCGTTACCACTGATTTTCTCAGTACACCAGTTGATGATCATCATTTACTTCAATTTGATCATCAAGAAACTGATACAGGTGTTACTGGATCATCAGCTATGTCTGATCTGATCAAGACCCAGATCGCCACTCACCCTCTTTATCCCAACCTAGTATCTGCTTACATAGAATGCCAAAAG GTTGGAGCACCGCCTGAACTGGCCTCACTGCTTGAAGAAATTGACCGAGAGAGCCATACTATAAGTGGTTGCGGTGAGATAGGAGCTGATCCAGAACTTGATGAGTTCATG GAATCATATTGTGAGGTTCTTCATAGATACAAAGAGGAACTGTCCAAGCCGTTCGATGAAGCGACGACGTTCTTGACCAACATTGAATCACAGTTAAGTGATCTCTGCAAAGGAGCACTGACCATGGATTATCGCACTG ATGAAGGTGCTGAGTCTTCGGACGGAGAGTTAAGTGGCGGGGAGCTGGTGGAAGCTTGTGAAAGTCAAGAATGGCACGGCGGGCGTCGAAGCCAGGACATCAAAGGAATGCTGATGCGCAAATATAGTGGCTACCTCAGCAGTTTAAGAAAAGAATtcttgaagaaaagaaagaatgGCAAGCTACCAAAAGATGCGAGGCTCACACTGCTAGATTGGTGGAACAACCATTATAGGTGGCCATATCCTACG GAGGAAGAGAAGCTGAAATTATCAGAGATGACAGGACTAGACCAGAAGCAAATCAACAACTGGTTCATCAACCAGAGGAAGCGCCACTGGAAACCGTCGGAAGATATGAAATTCGCTCTAATGGAGGATGTTGCCGGAAGTATCAGAGGAGGACCTACGTACTTTGATACCGGAGCTGGAATCGGAACTGCTGATGATATTTGA